A genomic segment from Salvelinus namaycush isolate Seneca unplaced genomic scaffold, SaNama_1.0 Scaffold2583, whole genome shotgun sequence encodes:
- the LOC120039158 gene encoding vicilin-like seed storage protein At2g18540, translated as MKEEIRLKDETEPERRFDRDRERENDWRRTEEEMKNRVERETEMETALINDKKKSELEEVFKKIKEQIERENEEEICKQKHIEMEEEEREREKERQREIRERLKERMKKKDREKERQREIKRKRMEKRQKNMEREEERQREIERENEEERCKQKQIEMEEEEREEERQREIEREHEEERCKLKQIEMEEEEREREKERQREIEEIHRGQQQEERQK; from the exons ATGAAAGAAGAGATTAGATTGAAAGACGAGACTGAACCAGAGAGAAGatttgatagagacagagagagagaaaatgattgGAGACGAACTGAAGAGGAGATGAAaaatagagtggagagagagacggagatggAGACAGCCCTCATCAATGACAAAAAGAAGTCTGAATTGGAGGAAGTCTTCAAGAAAATCAAGGAACA gattgaaagagagaatgaagaagAAATATGTAAACAGAAGCacatagagatggaagaggaagaacgagagagggagaaagagagacagagagagatt agagagagattgaaagagagaatgaagaagAAAGAT agggagaaagagagacagagagagatcaaaaggaagagaatggagaagagacagaaaaatatggaaagagaagaagagagacagagagagattgaaagagagaatgaagaagaaagatgtaaacagaagcaaatagagatggaagaggaagaacgagaagaagagagacagagagagattgaaagagagcatGAAGAAGAACGATGTAAACTGAAGCaaatagagatggaagaggaagaacgagagagggagaaagagagacagaga gagatagaagagatacacagaggacaacaacaagaggagagacagaaa